The sequence GGTGCTCACCCTGCGCGGCCCCTCGGACTAGCGCACCCGGTCCGGCGGTGTCTTGAATGAGTCATTCAGGACCTCCGAAGACCTGAATGAGTCATTCAAGACCGCTCGGGCGCCGGTGGCCGTCCGGTGCAGGCCGCGGCGGTCGAAGGTCAGTTGGCGGGCTGTGCCCAGTGCCGCGGCGTCCGTACCTCCTCAGGCGCCGGTGGCCGCCCGGTGCAGGCCGCGGCGGTCGAAGACCAGTTCGCGGGCCGTGCCCAGCGCCGTCGCGATCGCGCCCGCCAGGACCGCGTCCTCACCCAGCTGGCCCGCCACGATCTCCGGGACCACCGGGATCGTCGCCGCCAGCGCGCGGCGCATCGGCTCGGCCAGGAGGTCCGCGTTGCCGCCGATACCGCCGCCCAGCACGATCAGGCGCGGGTCCAGGACCGCCGTCACCGCCGAGACCACGTACGCCAGCTTCTCCGCTTCCTCCTCAACCACGGCGAGCGCCCGCGCGTCGCCCGCGCGGGCCAACCGGAACACGTCCTTCGCGGTGCGCGCCTTCGTCAGGCCCCGCGCCCGGGCCGCGTCGACGACGGCCTGGCCCGCGGCCGCCGTTTCGACCGGGCCGGGGCGGCGGGCGGCCGCTCCCGCCGGCAGCGGGCCGTAGGGCAGGTCCGCGATCTCGCCCGCCGCGCCGTGCGCGCCGCGGAACAGCTTGCCCTCGACCAGCAGGCCCATGCCGATGCCGGTGCCGATGGTCAGGCACACCAGCACGTCGACGCCGAGTGCCGCGCCGAGGGCGTGCTCGCCGACCGCGCACAGGTTCGCGTCGTTCTCCACCACCACGTCCGAGCCGGCGGCGGCCAGTGCCGCGACGAGTTCGTGCAGCAGCCCGCGCCGCTCCCAGCCCGGCAGGTTGGGCGCGCGGTGCACGGTGCCGGACGCCGGGTCGGGGACGCCGGGGGTGCCGACGACCGTCGACACGACTTCGTGCGGCCGCAGCCCGGCCGCGGCCACCGCGCGTTCGACTGATTCGCTCACCGTGCGCACCAGCGCGCTCGCCGAGCGGCACCGGTTGGGCTCGTCGAACCGGGTGACGATGCTGCCTTCGAGGTCGGCCACGGCGATCCGGATCGCGCGCCGCCCGATGTCGACGCCGACGACGTGCCCGGCGTCCGGCGCGGCCTGGTAGACGACGGCCGCGCGCCCCGGCCCGGACAGGCTGCGCCCAGTGGTCCGGACCAGTCCGTGCTGCTCGAGGTCGAGCAGCGCCTGTCCCACCGTGGGTTTCGAAAGTCCCGTGTCCGCCGCGATCTGCGGCCGCGTCGCCTCGCCGTGGCCGCGCAGCCGGTCCAGGACCAGGCGCTGGTTGAGCGCCCGCATGTTCGCCGGGGTTCCCACCTGCGGCCCGTTTTGCCCCACTCAGTCCTCCTGTGTTGCCGCAAGTTTATCCACGGAACTCTTCCGGCCCCGCTCGTTCTATGTTAAGAAACTTTACTAACTACTAGCCGGAGGCACGCCGTGAGTTCACCCACCCGTTCCGGGCCGCCGCAACCGGCCCTGGAACGCAAGATCGGCCCCCTGCAAGCCACCGCGATCAACATGACCCAGATGTGCGGCATCGGCCCGTTCGTCACGATCCCCGCCATGGTCGCCACCATGGGCGGACCGCAGGCGATGTTCGGCTGGATCATCGGGGCGATCGTCGCGCTGGCCGACGGGCTCATCTGGGCCGAACTCGGCGCCGCCATGCCCGGCGCCGGCGGCACCTACCTGTACCTGCGCGAAGCGTTCCAGTACCGCACCGGCCGGCTGATGCCGTTCCTGTTCGTGTGGAGCGCGGT is a genomic window of Amycolatopsis lexingtonensis containing:
- a CDS encoding ROK family transcriptional regulator; this encodes MRALNQRLVLDRLRGHGEATRPQIAADTGLSKPTVGQALLDLEQHGLVRTTGRSLSGPGRAAVVYQAAPDAGHVVGVDIGRRAIRIAVADLEGSIVTRFDEPNRCRSASALVRTVSESVERAVAAAGLRPHEVVSTVVGTPGVPDPASGTVHRAPNLPGWERRGLLHELVAALAAAGSDVVVENDANLCAVGEHALGAALGVDVLVCLTIGTGIGMGLLVEGKLFRGAHGAAGEIADLPYGPLPAGAAARRPGPVETAAAGQAVVDAARARGLTKARTAKDVFRLARAGDARALAVVEEEAEKLAYVVSAVTAVLDPRLIVLGGGIGGNADLLAEPMRRALAATIPVVPEIVAGQLGEDAVLAGAIATALGTARELVFDRRGLHRAATGA